GCCATCGACGGCCAGCCCGTGGATAACGCCAGCGAGCTCCAGGCCATCGTCTTTGGCCGCGAGGCCGGTGACACGGTCGCACTGACGATCCTCCGCGACGGCGAGGAGCAGACGGTCGAGGTGACGCTCGAGGTTCTCGGCCCTCAGTAGCGCAACCTCCTAGATACAAAGAGCGCCCCAGGCGCTCTTTTTTATCTTAAGACAGCTCCTGAAGCTCGCTCAGCGCGTAAATCCTGGTCGATCGCAAGGAGCCGTCCGGCGCCCTGGAATCGTTTTTGAGCACACCCTCGAGCCTAAAGCCGCAGCGCTCGGCCACTCGGTAGGAACGCGCGTTGCGGTCGTCGCAGCGGATTTCCACTCGAGCCGCGCCGAGCTCCTCGAACGCCAGCCGGGTCAGCGCCCGCGCCGTCTCCGTCACATAGCCCTTGCCGCATTGCGAGCTCCGACACCAGTAACCGATCTCGAACTTGGGCACACCCCAGTCGATCCGGTGCAGGCCGCTGCAGACGAGCAGCGCGCCCGTTTCACGGTCGTGGGCGTGGTAGCGCAGATCGCTGCGGGTGATGAAGCTGGCGATCGCCCCACGGCTGTTCTCCTCGCAAGCTTCCCAAGAGTAGTCCGACGTCGCCCAGGGCATCCAGGGCCGCAGCTCGTCCAGCGATTCGCGCACCGCCGCATATATCTCGGCAACGTCCTCCACCCTGGGGCAGCGGACGGTGAGGCGCGCGGTCTCGAGGGCGTCGGGAACGTGGGGCAGTGTCATAAGCCACAGTATAGAGACTTGGCGAGGCAAGCATTCTCAGGCAGCGCCGCAAGCTGGTATCATCCTCTCCTGATGAACATTTTTGCCTTTCACGCGCCCATTCCTGACCTCCTCGAGGGGACGGCGAGCGGCTACAAGCTGAGGGTGCGGCTACCGAGAGGGCTCGAGCTAGGA
The Deinococcota bacterium genome window above contains:
- a CDS encoding GNAT family N-acetyltransferase — translated: MTLPHVPDALETARLTVRCPRVEDVAEIYAAVRESLDELRPWMPWATSDYSWEACEENSRGAIASFITRSDLRYHAHDRETGALLVCSGLHRIDWGVPKFEIGYWCRSSQCGKGYVTETARALTRLAFEELGAARVEIRCDDRNARSYRVAERCGFRLEGVLKNDSRAPDGSLRSTRIYALSELQELS